A stretch of the Bombyx mori chromosome 14, ASM3026992v2 genome encodes the following:
- the LOC778507 gene encoding uncharacterized protein LOC778507, with product MTCKDPFKVKTGGMINMQALKNGKLKQVDDAYDTGIGTQFSAETNKRDEDEEMMKYIEEQLAKRKEGCDKDNKDHNHTETLKYLSPEEAALLSLPDHLRVSSNQRSEEMLSNQMLSGIPEVDLGIDAKIKNIEATEEAKMKLIWERQNKKDGPSQFVPTNMAVNFVQHNRFNMENDKKRKIEKVVVPKTEISVIDENVDKIVKKAKGERATDDYHYEKFKKQFRRC from the exons ATGACTTGTAAAGATCCTTTTAAAGTTAAAACTGGCGGGATGATTAACATGCAAGCCCTTAAGAACGGGAAACTGAAGCAGGTGGATGATGCGTATGATACCGGAATAGGCACACAATTTTCAGCGGAAACGAACAAACGCGACGAAGATGAGGAGATGATGAAGTACATCGAAGAACAACTTGCAAAAAGAAAAG AGGGATGTGACAAAGACAATAAAGACCACAACCATACAGAAACACTAAAGTATTTGTCTCCCGAGGAAGCAGCCTTACTTTCCTTGCCAGACCATTTGAGAGTCTCTTCAAATCAGAGGTCAGAAGAAATGCTTTCTAATCAGATGCTCAGTGGTATACCAGAAGTAGATTTAGGCATTGACgcgaaaataaaaaacattgaggCAACTGAAGAGGCCAAGATGAAATTAATATGGgaaagacaaaacaaaaaagatggccCATCTCAATTTGTTCCAACAAATATGGCCGTTAACTTCGTTCAGCATAACAGATTTAACATGGAGAATgataaaaaacgaaaaattgaaaaagttgTAGTGCCCAAAACAGAAATTAGCGTGATTGATGAGAACGTTGATAAAATAGTTAAGAAAGCTAAAGGGGAAAGAGCAACTGATGATTATCATTATGAGAAGTTTAAAAAACAGTTTAGAAGGTGTTAA